A region of Oncorhynchus masou masou isolate Uvic2021 chromosome 29, UVic_Omas_1.1, whole genome shotgun sequence DNA encodes the following proteins:
- the LOC135519797 gene encoding LOW QUALITY PROTEIN: CKLF-like MARVEL transmembrane domain-containing protein 8 (The sequence of the model RefSeq protein was modified relative to this genomic sequence to represent the inferred CDS: substituted 2 bases at 2 genomic stop codons), with protein sequence MEGSATRTVITSTSSSTEHFSNSTLIYDRQFLRTTSGLLVSQKXXVVFGLLVWMLIAGTEYFRVSAFGWVMFVAILYWVLTVIFLIIYLTMAYNRIPQVPWTTVGLFFNSSATVMYVVFYRASAVETASISHAVKGRHNYNCWVASTAFTFLVTLCYAGSTYLVLNSGARG encoded by the exons ATGGAAGGATCAGCGACGCGCACTGTGATAACGTCTACCAGCAGCAGCACGGAACACTTTTCCAACTCTACTCTGATTTACGACAGGCAGTTTCTTCGCACTACTTCGGGGCTTCTCGTTTCGCAGAAATAGTAAGTA GTGTTTGGTCTGCTGGTATGGATGCTGATAGCAGGGACGGAGTACTTCCGTGTGTCTGCCTTTGGGTGGGTCATGTTTGTGGCCATCTTGTACTGGGTCCTGACGGTCATCTTCCTCATCATCTACCTGACCATGGCTTACAACAGGATCCCTCAGGTCCCCTGGACAACTGTG ggtctgttcttcaACAGTAGTGCTACAGTGATGTATGTGGTGTTCTACAGGGCCT cagcagtagaaacaGCCTCAATCAGCCATGCTGTTAAGGGACGCCATAACTACAACTGCTGGGTGGCATCCACAG CTTTTACCTTCCTGGTCACGCTCTGCTATGCAGGAAGTACATATTTAGTTTTAAATTCTGGCGCTCGAGGATGA